In Eubalaena glacialis isolate mEubGla1 chromosome 4, mEubGla1.1.hap2.+ XY, whole genome shotgun sequence, one DNA window encodes the following:
- the IBA57 gene encoding putative transferase CAF17, mitochondrial codes for MAAAALLRGAAPGRGGRAWSWRLRAAPRLRLAHSSCCQGGEPAGSAAWTCFLLGERALVRVRGPDSAPFLLGLLTNELPLPGPAAGEASTSARSGYAHFLNVQGRTLYDVILYGLPEGSHEQPTFLLECDSSVLDALQRHLVLHKIRRRVTVEPCPELRVWAVLPCAPEEAGRAVLLQEKAECTTILTRDPRTARMGWRLLSQDEGSALVPGGRLGDLQDYHRHRYQQGVPEGVHDLPPGVALPLESNLAFMNGISFTKGCYIGQELTARTHHMGVIRKRLFPIQLSGPLPVGSIAPGTSVLTKSGQAAGKYRAGLGDVGLALLRSEKIKGPLHIRTSESGLVALTASVPDWWPTSTK; via the exons ATGGCGGCCGCAGCGCTGCTCAGGGGTGCGGCTCCAGGGCGCGGCGGCCGGGCCTGGAGCTGGCGGCTGCGCGCTGCCCCGAGGCTTCGCCTGGCCCACAGCTCCTGCTGTCAGGGTGGTGAGCCCGCGGGCAGCGCGGCGTGGACCTGCTTCCTACTGGGCGAGCGCGCCCTGGTGCGCGTGCGCGGGCCGGACTCTGCGCCCTTTCTCCTGGGTCTGCTGACCAATGAGCTGCCGCTTCCAGGTCCTGCGGCCGGCGAGGCTTCAACTTCGGCGCGCTCGGGCTACGCCCACTTTCTCAACGTCCAGGGACGCACCCTCTATGACGTCATTCTCTACGG GCTCCCTGAGGGCTCCCATGAGCAGCCCACTTTCCTCCTGGAGTGTGACAGCTCAGTGCTGGATGCGCTGCAGAGGCACCTGGTGCTGCACAAGATCCGGCGGAGGGTCACCGTGGAGCCATGCCCCGAGCTGCGCGTGTGGGCCGTGCTGCCCTGTGCCCCTGAGGAGGCCGGCAGGGCTGTGCTGCTTCAGGAGAAGGCCGAGTGCACCACCATCCTCACCCGTGATCCCCGGACTGCTCGCATGGGCTGGCGGCTCCTCTCCCAGGATGAAGGCTCAGCTCTGGTTCCCGGGGGCCGTCTTGGGGACCTCCAGGATTATCACCGACACCGGTACCAGCAAG GCGTTCCCGAGGGGGTCCACGACCTGCCCCCAGGAGTAGCCCTACCGCTGGAGTCTAACCTGGCCTTCATGAATGGCATCAGCTTCACCAAGGGCTGCTACATTGGCCAGGAGCTGACGGCTCGCACCCACCACATGGGTGTCATCCGAAAGCGCCTCTTCCCAATACAGCTCTCAGGCCCCCTCCCTGTGGGCAGCATTGCCCCTGGCACCTCTGTGCTCACCAAGTCGGGGCAGGCAGCCGGCAAGTACAGGGCAGGCCTGGGGGACGTGGGTCTGGCTCTGTTGCGGTCCGAGAAAATCAAGGGTCCTCTCCACATCAGAACCTCTGAGAGTGGCCTTGTGGCCCTAACTGCATCTGTGCCAGACTGGTGGCCCACATCCACTAAGTAG